One Pseudostreptobacillus hongkongensis DNA window includes the following coding sequences:
- a CDS encoding redox-sensing transcriptional repressor Rex, which translates to MKPKYDEKDISGRIVSRLTLYLNILYDFLETKEEINSIELASKMNTTAVQVRKDLSTFGEFGVRGKGYQVRHLIETIESILGIDEENELILVGYGKMGKLIASNTSDVLGKGFKLLDIFEKDPEKIGEKIKNLDLTIKDIKDVARYIKENNVHTAILAVNSNVAQSVAQEIVDAGVEAILNMTTTKLDFPDDIAIVRADISGRLKELNFWRKFQGSKFGIDKD; encoded by the coding sequence ATGAAACCTAAATATGATGAAAAGGATATTTCAGGACGTATAGTTTCAAGACTTACTTTATATTTAAATATTCTTTATGATTTTTTAGAAACTAAAGAAGAGATAAATTCTATAGAACTTGCAAGTAAAATGAATACAACAGCAGTTCAAGTTAGAAAAGATTTATCTACATTTGGAGAATTTGGAGTAAGAGGTAAAGGATATCAAGTAAGACATCTTATAGAAACAATAGAGTCTATATTAGGTATAGATGAAGAAAATGAACTTATACTTGTTGGTTATGGTAAAATGGGAAAATTAATTGCATCAAATACAAGTGATGTTTTAGGTAAAGGATTTAAGTTACTTGATATATTTGAAAAAGATCCTGAAAAAATTGGTGAGAAAATAAAAAATCTAGATTTAACTATAAAAGATATTAAAGATGTTGCTAGATATATTAAAGAAAATAATGTTCATACAGCTATACTTGCAGTAAATAGTAATGTTGCACAAAGTGTTGCACAAGAAATAGTTGATGCAGGTGTTGAAGCTATACTTAATATGACAACAACAAAATTAGATTTTCCTGATGATATAGCTATAGTAAGAGCTGATATTTCAGGAAGATTAAAAGAATTAAATTTCTGGAGAAAATTTCAAGGATCTAAATTTGGAATAGATAAAGATTAA
- the def gene encoding peptide deformylase produces the protein MKIYVYDSEILREKSTNVENFDQELKDTLDEMVKTMRAAKGIGLAANQVGINKRFFVLEIDGNVYKIVNPEIVEFGEEKFEFEEGCLSIPGVYRKVIRPKEIKVRYNDENGTLHEADLDEMMARAFQHEYDHLDGVLFIDRITPLSKNLIKKKLENLKKNNKPREF, from the coding sequence ATGAAAATATATGTTTATGATTCAGAGATTTTAAGAGAAAAATCAACTAATGTAGAAAATTTTGATCAAGAATTAAAGGATACATTAGATGAAATGGTAAAAACTATGAGAGCTGCTAAAGGTATAGGACTTGCAGCAAATCAAGTAGGAATAAACAAAAGGTTTTTTGTACTTGAAATAGATGGTAATGTCTATAAAATAGTAAATCCTGAAATAGTAGAATTTGGAGAAGAAAAATTTGAATTTGAAGAAGGATGCTTAAGTATACCAGGAGTATACAGAAAGGTTATAAGGCCAAAAGAAATAAAAGTTAGGTATAATGATGAAAATGGGACTTTGCATGAAGCAGATCTTGATGAAATGATGGCACGTGCTTTTCAACATGAGTATGATCATTTAGATGGTGTTTTATTTATAGATAGAATAACACCTCTTAGTAAAAACTTAATTAAAAAGAAATTAGAAAACTTGAAGAAAAATAATAAACCAAGGGAATTTTAG
- a CDS encoding M3 family oligoendopeptidase, producing the protein MIFKDFEYKRVDIETIKNELENLKNSVINSESAEDTINLYKKTDDLLQNLTTTTSLVYIRHSIDTTDEFYEKENDFYNENSPIISSYINELTYAFNNSKFKKELIEKYGKLAFDKMDISLKTFKPEIIEDLQEENRLSSEYSKLSASAKIMFEGEERNLSEMTPFTQHENREIRKAAVTAVGKFFHDNLEAYDNIYDGLVKVRNNIAKKLGYENFVEVGYLRMGRIDYNAKDVANYRKQIVENVVPLYVELRNKQAKRLGLDKLKYYDEGINFLSGNPTPKGDRDWMVNHARTMYRELSPETNEFFEKMIEFELMDLDSKKGKQGGGYCTSLDIYKLPFIFANFNGTAHDVTVLTHEAGHAFQAYTTMRNVEISDYYWPTSESAEIHSMSMEFLTWPWMNLFFKEDTTKFKYEHLEGALLFLPYGALVDEFQHYVYENPEVSSKDRRMKWLELEKKFLPTRDYDGITEYEEGLFWFKQAHIFEMPFYYIDYTLAQVVAFQIWKLNQENKELAWDKYMKLCKLGGSKTFLGLLEAVGLENPFIDGTLSNLIPPIKEFLNSINDSEL; encoded by the coding sequence ATGATTTTTAAAGATTTTGAATACAAAAGAGTTGATATTGAAACTATTAAAAATGAACTAGAAAATTTAAAAAATTCTGTAATAAATTCAGAAAGTGCAGAAGATACTATAAATCTTTATAAAAAAACTGATGATTTATTACAAAATTTAACTACTACAACTTCACTTGTATATATACGTCATAGTATAGATACAACTGATGAATTTTATGAAAAAGAAAATGATTTCTATAATGAAAATAGCCCTATAATTAGCTCATATATAAATGAGCTTACTTATGCATTTAATAATTCTAAATTTAAAAAAGAGTTAATAGAAAAATATGGTAAACTTGCTTTTGATAAAATGGATATTTCATTAAAAACTTTCAAACCAGAAATCATAGAAGATTTACAAGAAGAAAATAGATTATCTTCTGAATATAGCAAACTAAGTGCTAGTGCAAAAATAATGTTTGAAGGAGAAGAAAGAAACTTATCTGAAATGACTCCGTTTACTCAACATGAAAATAGAGAAATTAGAAAAGCTGCAGTAACTGCTGTTGGTAAGTTTTTCCATGATAATTTAGAAGCATATGATAATATTTATGATGGACTAGTAAAAGTAAGAAATAATATAGCTAAAAAATTAGGATATGAAAATTTCGTTGAAGTTGGATATCTAAGAATGGGTAGAATAGATTATAATGCAAAAGATGTTGCTAATTATAGAAAACAAATAGTTGAAAATGTTGTACCTTTATATGTTGAATTAAGAAATAAACAAGCAAAAAGATTAGGATTAGATAAATTAAAATACTATGATGAAGGAATCAATTTCTTAAGCGGTAATCCTACTCCTAAAGGAGATAGAGATTGGATGGTTAATCACGCAAGAACTATGTATAGAGAATTATCACCTGAAACTAATGAATTCTTTGAAAAAATGATAGAATTTGAATTAATGGATTTAGATAGTAAGAAAGGTAAACAAGGTGGAGGTTATTGTACTTCTCTTGATATATATAAATTACCGTTTATATTTGCTAACTTTAATGGAACAGCTCACGATGTTACAGTACTTACTCATGAAGCAGGTCATGCTTTCCAAGCATATACAACTATGAGAAATGTAGAAATTTCAGATTATTACTGGCCTACATCAGAATCAGCAGAAATTCATTCTATGAGTATGGAGTTTTTAACTTGGCCTTGGATGAATTTATTCTTCAAAGAAGATACTACTAAATTCAAATATGAACACTTAGAAGGTGCCCTATTATTCCTTCCTTATGGTGCTTTAGTTGATGAATTCCAACACTATGTTTATGAAAATCCAGAAGTAAGTTCAAAAGATAGAAGAATGAAATGGTTAGAACTTGAGAAGAAATTCTTACCTACTAGAGATTATGATGGTATTACTGAATATGAAGAAGGATTATTCTGGTTTAAACAAGCACATATATTTGAAATGCCATTTTACTATATAGATTATACTTTAGCTCAAGTAGTTGCCTTCCAAATATGGAAATTAAATCAAGAAAATAAAGAACTTGCATGGGATAAATATATGAAACTATGTAAACTTGGAGGATCAAAAACATTCTTAGGTTTATTAGAAGCTGTAGGTCTTGAAAATCCATTCATAGATGGAACACTTTCAAATTTAATCCCTCCAATAAAAGAATTTTTAAATAGTATTAATGACTCAGAGTTATAA
- a CDS encoding adenine phosphoribosyltransferase produces MDKLNNEKLKELIRTIPDFPEPGILFRDITTALKDKEGLKLIIDDFTERYKDKGIDYVLGADARGFIFGAAIAYNIGAGFVPARKVGKLPAETVRADYSLEYGKNSIEIHKDAFEKDANVLIVDDLLATGGTAKAMVELVEELGAKVYELAFLIELEDLNARNILEGKSVYSILKY; encoded by the coding sequence ATGGATAAACTTAATAATGAAAAATTAAAGGAGTTAATTAGAACTATACCAGATTTTCCAGAACCTGGAATATTATTTAGAGATATAACAACAGCTTTAAAAGATAAAGAAGGATTAAAACTTATAATCGATGATTTTACTGAAAGATATAAAGATAAAGGTATAGATTATGTTTTAGGTGCAGATGCAAGAGGATTTATCTTTGGAGCAGCTATAGCATATAATATAGGTGCAGGATTCGTTCCAGCAAGAAAAGTTGGGAAATTACCAGCAGAAACAGTAAGAGCAGATTATTCTTTAGAATATGGTAAAAATTCTATAGAAATCCATAAAGATGCTTTTGAAAAAGATGCTAATGTATTAATAGTTGATGATTTACTTGCAACAGGTGGAACAGCTAAAGCTATGGTAGAATTAGTAGAAGAATTAGGTGCTAAAGTTTATGAATTAGCATTCTTAATAGAACTTGAAGATTTAAATGCAAGAAATATTTTAGAAGGTAAGAGTGTTTATTCTATCTTAAAATATTAA
- a CDS encoding hemolysin family protein translates to MKEMLKIVINNIVLIMISLVFFVLFTAFDTTFSYITKIEKERITDIDEKNISKTDKFLKEILMYKILNNLMFIMIYFAIITLINATFINNIYFYVLSVIIIIALQVVVKVISKINVYKTLLYVINYINILLVLLYPIIYIIKSMYIFINNILNNGRDIEERDYTEDDIRRMLNEASTKDVEVEEKEMIHSIFNFTDTTVKEIMTPRTSIIAFEREQKLEEVWDEILENEFSRVPIYNESIDDIIGILYTKDLLKYVGNGYKGIKLGTIVKNVAYVPETKSLTDMLEYFRKEQQHMAIIIDEYGGTLGLITIEDLLEEIVGEIRDEYDVEEENFKKLSNNVYEILGETLVEEINDELDLDIQLSEEYDTISGYINYKLDRVAEINDKVVEEKYIIQVLKIDNKRIQKVKIIIKE, encoded by the coding sequence ATGAAGGAGATGTTAAAAATAGTAATAAATAACATAGTTTTAATTATGATATCTCTAGTATTTTTTGTTCTTTTTACAGCATTTGATACAACATTTTCATATATTACTAAGATAGAAAAAGAAAGAATTACTGATATAGATGAAAAAAATATTAGTAAAACAGATAAGTTTTTAAAAGAAATATTGATGTATAAAATATTAAATAATTTAATGTTTATAATGATATATTTTGCAATAATTACTTTAATAAATGCTACATTTATTAATAATATATATTTTTATGTACTTAGTGTAATTATAATAATAGCTTTACAAGTTGTAGTAAAGGTTATATCAAAAATTAATGTATATAAGACATTGCTTTATGTAATAAATTATATAAATATATTATTAGTACTACTTTATCCTATAATTTATATTATAAAGAGCATGTATATATTTATCAATAATATATTAAATAATGGGCGTGACATTGAAGAAAGAGATTATACTGAAGATGATATAAGAAGAATGTTAAATGAAGCTTCTACTAAAGATGTAGAAGTTGAAGAAAAAGAAATGATACATAGTATTTTTAACTTTACAGATACAACTGTTAAAGAAATTATGACACCTAGAACCTCTATAATTGCTTTTGAAAGAGAGCAAAAATTAGAAGAAGTTTGGGATGAAATATTAGAAAATGAGTTTTCAAGAGTTCCTATATATAATGAGAGTATAGATGATATTATAGGTATTCTTTATACTAAAGATCTTCTTAAGTATGTGGGAAATGGATATAAAGGGATAAAACTTGGAACAATAGTTAAAAATGTTGCATATGTTCCAGAAACAAAATCTTTAACTGATATGTTAGAATATTTTAGAAAAGAACAACAGCATATGGCTATAATAATAGATGAATATGGTGGAACTTTAGGATTAATAACCATAGAAGATCTATTAGAAGAAATAGTTGGAGAAATTAGAGATGAATATGATGTTGAAGAAGAAAATTTCAAAAAATTATCTAATAATGTTTATGAAATATTAGGAGAAACATTAGTTGAAGAGATAAATGATGAATTAGATTTAGATATTCAATTATCAGAAGAATACGACACAATTTCAGGGTATATTAACTATAAATTAGATAGAGTTGCTGAAATTAATGATAAAGTTGTAGAAGAAAAATATATTATACAAGTTTTAAAGATTGATAATAAAAGAATACAAAAAGTTAAAATTATTATCAAAGAATAG
- the priA gene encoding replication restart helicase PriA encodes MYYQIYVKKYMNTYTYESDEKLEIGTFCEVNFSNKETIGVVIRESLEKDLGDFKIKKINKVLEDIPIIPENILKLAMFINSYYITDFYASFMLLGPYEKMSLDRMSKLENVDFKIKNDIELNFEQLKAVENIEKSEEKLHLIHGVTGSGKTQVYIKLMEEALKRDEGTIFLVPEISLTTQMVKTIKKVFGDNISIIHSKTTIAKKTKEWERIYSGKSKIVIGARSAIFAPVKNLKYIIIDEEHENTYKQEDNARYHVRNVAIKRSMLDNSKLILGSATPSFESYFYAENNKFNLINLNQRFNGANLPETIVVDLEKEEGLLSKTLLNEMKETLKRDEQIILILNRKAHSILIKCHDCEEKIKCPRCSVNLQYYKQKNILKCSHCEYTTRMPNKCPYCSSEKLEYLGVGTEKIEEELNQLFGQENILRMDSTTMSSEKAIKQAYTDFLDKKYKIIIGTQIVAKGFHFPDVTLVGIINSDQILQFSDFRAGEKTFQLITQSAGRAGRDKKPGKVIIQTYTPDSTLINSIVNNDYISYYNYEMELRKLTKFPPFTKMIKVIVHSKNEEKALKKSESIYKELKNNFDIVSVPDRAGIYKLNEEYRYVIYIKTDNEEYNKNKRFLFNIKKQSTKTVRILVDVDPISMN; translated from the coding sequence ATGTATTATCAAATATATGTGAAAAAATATATGAATACATATACTTATGAATCAGATGAAAAGTTAGAAATAGGAACTTTTTGTGAAGTTAATTTTAGTAATAAGGAAACTATAGGAGTAGTAATACGTGAAAGTTTAGAAAAAGATTTAGGAGATTTTAAAATAAAGAAGATAAATAAGGTGTTAGAAGATATACCTATTATACCTGAAAATATTTTGAAATTAGCTATGTTTATAAACTCATACTACATTACAGATTTTTATGCAAGTTTTATGTTACTTGGGCCTTATGAAAAAATGAGTTTAGATAGAATGAGTAAACTTGAAAATGTCGATTTTAAAATTAAAAATGATATTGAGTTAAATTTTGAGCAGTTAAAAGCAGTAGAAAATATAGAAAAATCAGAAGAAAAATTACACCTTATACATGGTGTTACAGGTAGTGGAAAAACACAAGTATATATTAAACTTATGGAAGAAGCTCTTAAAAGAGATGAAGGAACTATATTTCTAGTTCCTGAAATCTCTCTTACTACACAGATGGTTAAAACCATAAAAAAAGTTTTTGGTGATAATATATCTATAATACATAGTAAAACAACCATAGCAAAAAAAACTAAAGAGTGGGAAAGAATTTATTCTGGTAAATCTAAAATAGTTATAGGAGCAAGATCAGCAATATTTGCTCCAGTTAAAAATCTTAAATATATAATTATAGATGAAGAGCATGAAAATACATATAAGCAAGAAGATAATGCTAGATATCATGTTAGAAATGTTGCAATTAAAAGAAGTATGCTTGATAATTCTAAATTAATATTAGGTAGTGCAACACCTTCATTTGAATCATATTTTTATGCTGAAAACAATAAGTTTAATTTGATTAATTTAAATCAAAGATTTAATGGAGCTAATCTTCCAGAAACTATAGTAGTTGATCTTGAAAAAGAAGAAGGCTTACTATCTAAAACACTTTTAAATGAAATGAAAGAAACTTTAAAAAGAGATGAACAAATTATATTGATTCTTAATAGAAAAGCTCATTCCATTTTAATAAAGTGTCATGATTGTGAAGAAAAAATTAAATGTCCAAGGTGTAGTGTAAATTTACAATATTATAAGCAAAAAAATATTTTGAAATGTTCACATTGTGAGTATACAACTAGAATGCCAAATAAATGTCCATATTGTTCATCTGAGAAATTAGAGTATTTAGGAGTAGGGACAGAAAAAATTGAAGAAGAATTAAATCAATTATTTGGACAGGAAAATATTTTAAGAATGGATTCTACCACTATGAGTTCAGAAAAAGCAATAAAACAAGCCTACACAGACTTTTTAGATAAAAAGTATAAGATAATTATAGGGACTCAAATAGTGGCAAAAGGATTTCATTTTCCAGATGTTACTTTAGTAGGTATAATTAATTCTGATCAAATATTACAATTTAGTGATTTTAGAGCAGGAGAAAAAACGTTTCAATTAATAACACAATCAGCAGGTCGTGCTGGTCGTGATAAAAAACCTGGAAAGGTAATAATTCAGACATATACGCCTGATTCCACACTTATCAACAGTATAGTTAATAATGATTATATATCCTACTATAATTACGAAATGGAGTTAAGAAAATTAACAAAGTTTCCACCTTTTACTAAAATGATAAAAGTAATAGTGCATTCTAAAAATGAAGAAAAAGCATTAAAGAAATCAGAAAGTATATATAAAGAATTAAAAAATAACTTTGATATAGTTAGTGTTCCTGATAGAGCAGGGATATATAAACTAAATGAAGAATATAGATACGTTATATATATAAAAACTGATAATGAAGAGTATAATAAAAATAAAAGATTTTTATTTAATATTAAAAAACAAAGTACTAAAACTGTTAGAATACTGGTGGACGTAGATCCTATTAGTATGAATTAG
- a CDS encoding class I SAM-dependent methyltransferase, whose product MAKVAGHMFLKKLGKRRLRPGGVIGTNFLMSHIEFKPGQKLLEVACNRGVNLLMLAKENPEVRFFGIDMDQESIDQANLEKEKQGLTNIEFVKGNALDLKFEDNYFDYVVNEAMLTMLAKDSKSKALNEYYRVLKNGGLLLTHDIALINEYEQTRKRLSKSINVNVSPMPKDEWIETFKNSGFNTIDSLQGTLTLMTPSGMLKDEGILNTIKIVINGLKKENREQFLTMRKTFKSLEHNMNYICFVNKK is encoded by the coding sequence ATGGCTAAAGTTGCAGGACATATGTTTTTAAAAAAATTAGGTAAAAGAAGATTGCGTCCGGGAGGAGTTATAGGAACTAATTTTTTAATGTCTCATATAGAATTTAAACCAGGACAAAAATTATTAGAAGTAGCTTGTAATCGTGGTGTTAATCTATTAATGCTTGCTAAAGAAAATCCGGAAGTAAGATTTTTTGGTATAGATATGGATCAAGAATCTATAGATCAAGCTAATTTAGAAAAAGAAAAGCAGGGATTAACAAATATTGAATTTGTTAAAGGAAATGCACTGGATTTAAAATTTGAAGATAATTATTTTGATTATGTTGTAAATGAAGCTATGCTTACAATGCTTGCTAAAGATTCTAAATCAAAAGCTTTAAATGAATATTACAGAGTTTTAAAAAATGGTGGATTATTATTAACTCATGATATTGCTTTAATAAATGAATATGAGCAAACACGTAAAAGATTATCAAAGTCTATTAATGTAAATGTTTCTCCTATGCCAAAAGATGAGTGGATAGAAACATTTAAAAATTCAGGATTTAATACAATAGATTCATTACAAGGGACTTTAACTTTAATGACTCCATCAGGTATGCTAAAAGATGAAGGGATTTTAAATACTATAAAAATAGTAATTAATGGATTAAAAAAAGAAAATAGAGAGCAATTTTTAACTATGAGAAAAACATTTAAAAGTCTTGAACATAATATGAACTATATTTGTTTTGTTAATAAAAAATAG
- the fmt gene encoding methionyl-tRNA formyltransferase, translated as MKTIFMGTPDFSIDSLKYIYENTDLKAVFTKVDKVNARGNKVNYSPVKQFALEHNIDIVQPRTLRNNEEVLEIIKKYDPELIVVVAYGMIIPKEIIDYPKYGIINVHSSLLPKYRGAAPIHAAILNGDDKTGVSIMYIDEKLDEGDVICSLETDITEEDNLGTLHDRLKILGAKGLEQAIYLIKSGKVNAIKQDHSLATFVKPIKKEETKVDFKDSSRNIFNKIRGLNPFPEAYTILDGKVLKLYDSKIVEYSGNEVPGTVINLNKEGILVKTGDGAILLKEVKLEGKRKQKALDFINGRQIEINKILE; from the coding sequence ATGAAAACAATATTTATGGGGACACCAGACTTTTCTATAGATAGTCTGAAATATATTTATGAAAATACGGATCTTAAAGCAGTCTTTACTAAAGTAGATAAAGTAAATGCAAGAGGGAATAAGGTTAATTATTCTCCAGTAAAACAATTTGCTCTAGAACATAATATAGATATAGTTCAACCAAGAACTTTAAGAAATAATGAAGAAGTTTTAGAAATTATAAAAAAGTATGATCCAGAATTAATAGTGGTTGTTGCATATGGAATGATAATACCTAAAGAAATAATAGATTATCCTAAATACGGAATAATTAATGTTCATTCATCATTACTTCCAAAGTATAGAGGTGCAGCTCCTATACATGCAGCTATTTTAAATGGAGATGATAAAACTGGTGTTTCTATAATGTATATAGATGAAAAACTAGATGAAGGGGATGTTATTTGTTCTTTAGAAACTGATATAACAGAAGAAGATAATTTAGGAACCTTACATGATAGATTAAAGATTTTAGGTGCTAAGGGATTAGAACAAGCTATATACCTTATAAAAAGTGGAAAAGTTAATGCTATTAAGCAGGACCATAGTTTAGCAACTTTTGTTAAACCTATAAAAAAAGAAGAAACTAAGGTAGATTTTAAGGATAGTTCTAGAAATATATTTAATAAAATAAGAGGACTTAATCCTTTCCCAGAAGCTTATACAATTCTAGACGGTAAAGTTTTAAAATTATATGATTCTAAAATTGTAGAATATTCAGGAAATGAAGTTCCAGGAACGGTAATAAATCTAAATAAAGAAGGAATACTTGTTAAAACGGGTGATGGGGCTATTCTTTTAAAGGAAGTTAAATTAGAAGGTAAAAGAAAACAAAAAGCTCTAGATTTTATAAATGGGAGACAAATAGAAATAAATAAAATATTAGAATAA
- a CDS encoding cupin domain-containing protein, giving the protein MVGTVFSELGLLKDHDRFKFVKKAGIKGDKIAKHNHPEALILFTVVKGEVKVYLNDEETHILEPGKVLHFDGDNYISADFLTDSEVFVTLIHK; this is encoded by the coding sequence ATGGTAGGAACAGTATTTTCAGAATTAGGATTATTAAAAGATCATGATAGATTTAAATTTGTAAAAAAAGCAGGAATTAAAGGAGATAAAATAGCTAAACATAATCATCCAGAAGCCTTAATATTATTTACTGTAGTTAAGGGTGAGGTTAAAGTTTATTTAAATGATGAAGAAACTCATATATTAGAACCTGGTAAAGTATTACATTTTGATGGAGATAATTATATTTCAGCTGATTTTTTAACTGATAGTGAAGTGTTTGTAACTTTAATACATAAATAA
- a CDS encoding penicillin-binding protein, with translation MRGFSKNIKIYILLFLAFILVSFLRLFYIQIIKHDEYKYNNKYRAEIRAKRGSILTSDMLELAFDLEYQSFILDPTLFKDEEEINKFFDILHSVVPEVVKSEHISKFLKKREEKSRYYPFEKVLITMEQRKKLDTLIREEKKKDKEVFKNKFIHYNSVFKRKYVDNEVFETLVGYLNKEGKGVYGVEHKYDEALSGKNGIVTGTRPFSPSVAEYTLQYLIDQKVVEKEVPGNNLVLSINSIMQYSLDEVLKDAFEKYTPVSAMGIIMETDTGRIIAMDSYPKATNLSEVKNYNITSLFEPGSIFKAITVASAINEGKIDENTLISSNGFIKVRNRIIRDHDNSTLGNMTVSQIMAHSGNVGLVKISQMLEPEVFYSYLSKFGLGSKTGIDTSYESAYKLFNFKDFTDVRRSNVSFGQGINMTQLQILTALNTTINGGNLIQPRVVDRIIDNDGKLVKQIETVIKSKVITDETSAKMRSILEGVVSSGTGSALKLVGYRIGGKTGTAQKAGEHGYEYGKYFSSFFTFFPADKPKYSILITLDEPHGAYYGAAVALPVAREMVDKIIQADNILPNSEAIEETKENIQTPVENKTNNNKKIEDLEKALNINLMPNLTGLTRKNLLKLDLSKYNLKITGNGKVVSQSPEPGTVIKQGSKIILELK, from the coding sequence ATGAGAGGATTTAGTAAAAATATTAAGATATATATACTACTATTTTTGGCTTTTATATTAGTTTCTTTTTTAAGATTATTCTATATACAAATAATTAAGCATGATGAGTATAAGTATAATAATAAATATAGGGCTGAAATAAGGGCTAAAAGAGGGTCTATATTAACCTCAGATATGTTAGAACTTGCATTTGATCTTGAATATCAAAGCTTTATTTTGGATCCAACTTTATTTAAGGATGAAGAAGAAATTAATAAATTCTTTGATATATTACATAGTGTAGTTCCAGAAGTTGTTAAATCTGAACATATTTCTAAGTTTTTAAAGAAAAGAGAAGAAAAGTCTAGATATTATCCTTTTGAAAAAGTATTAATTACTATGGAACAAAGAAAAAAATTAGATACTTTAATAAGAGAAGAAAAAAAGAAAGATAAAGAAGTATTTAAAAATAAATTTATACATTATAATAGTGTGTTTAAAAGAAAATATGTTGATAATGAAGTTTTTGAAACTTTAGTTGGTTATTTGAATAAAGAAGGTAAGGGTGTTTATGGAGTAGAACATAAATATGATGAGGCTCTTAGTGGTAAAAATGGTATAGTTACAGGAACAAGACCGTTTTCTCCAAGTGTTGCAGAATATACTCTTCAATATTTAATAGATCAAAAAGTTGTAGAAAAAGAAGTTCCTGGTAATAATTTGGTATTATCTATTAATTCTATAATGCAATATTCATTAGATGAAGTATTAAAAGATGCTTTTGAAAAATATACACCTGTTTCAGCTATGGGTATAATTATGGAAACAGATACAGGTAGAATAATTGCTATGGATTCATATCCTAAAGCGACTAATTTATCAGAAGTTAAAAACTATAACATTACATCGTTATTTGAGCCAGGATCTATATTTAAAGCTATAACAGTGGCTTCAGCCATAAATGAAGGTAAAATAGATGAAAATACTTTAATAAGTTCTAATGGATTTATTAAGGTTAGAAATAGAATAATTAGAGATCATGATAATTCAACATTAGGTAATATGACAGTTTCTCAGATTATGGCACATTCAGGAAACGTAGGATTGGTTAAAATTTCACAAATGTTAGAACCAGAAGTATTTTATTCTTATTTATCTAAATTTGGATTAGGAAGTAAAACAGGTATAGATACTTCTTATGAAAGTGCATATAAATTATTCAATTTCAAAGATTTTACTGATGTTAGAAGGTCTAATGTATCTTTCGGACAAGGTATAAATATGACTCAATTACAAATATTAACAGCTTTAAATACAACAATTAATGGTGGTAATTTAATACAACCAAGAGTTGTTGATAGAATAATTGATAATGATGGTAAATTAGTTAAGCAAATAGAAACAGTTATAAAAAGTAAGGTTATAACTGATGAAACAAGTGCTAAGATGAGATCTATTTTAGAAGGTGTTGTTTCTTCTGGTACAGGTAGTGCTTTAAAACTTGTAGGATATAGAATAGGTGGGAAAACAGGTACAGCACAAAAAGCGGGAGAACATGGTTATGAGTATGGTAAGTATTTTTCATCATTCTTTACGTTTTTCCCAGCTGATAAACCTAAATATTCTATACTAATAACACTAGATGAACCTCATGGAGCATATTATGGTGCAGCAGTTGCTCTTCCTGTTGCTCGTGAAATGGTAGATAAAATTATACAAGCAGATAATATATTACCAAATAGTGAAGCAATAGAAGAAACTAAAGAGAATATACAAACACCGGTTGAAAATAAGACAAATAATAATAAAAAAATAGAAGATTTAGAAAAAGCTTTAAATATTAATTTGATGCCTAATTTAACAGGGCTTACAAGGAAAAATTTATTGAAATTAGATTTAAGCAAGTATAATCTTAAAATAACAGGAAATGGTAAAGTTGTTAGTCAAAGTCCAGAACCAGGTACAGTAATAAAACAAGGAAGTAAAATTATACTTGAACTTAAATAG